One window from the genome of Sphaerotilus microaerophilus encodes:
- the dmpG gene encoding 4-hydroxy-2-oxovalerate aldolase — translation MDLNGKTITLHDMTLRDGMHPKRHLMTLDQMKSIAQGLDEAGVPLIEVTHGDGLGGSSVNYGFPAHTDEEYLGTVIPLMKQAKVSALLLPGIGTVDHLKMAHGLGVHTIRVATHCTEADVSEQHITFARQLGMDTVGFLMMAHMNSAEGLVKQARLMESYGANCIYVTDSAGYLLPDGVKERLSAVRDALKPETELGFHGHHNLAMGVANSIAAIECGATRIDAAAAGLGAGAGNTPMEVLVAVLDRMGAKTGVDVWKIQDVAEDLVFPIMDFPIRIDRDALTLGYAGVYGSFLLFAKRAGAKYGIPARDILVELGRKKMVGGQEDMIEDTAMTMARERGLKIS, via the coding sequence ATGGACCTGAACGGCAAGACGATCACCCTGCACGACATGACCCTGCGCGACGGGATGCACCCGAAGCGCCACCTGATGACGCTCGACCAGATGAAGTCGATCGCCCAGGGCCTGGACGAGGCCGGCGTGCCGCTGATCGAAGTCACCCACGGCGACGGCCTGGGCGGCTCAAGCGTCAACTACGGCTTCCCGGCGCACACCGACGAGGAGTACCTGGGCACCGTCATCCCGCTGATGAAGCAGGCCAAGGTCTCGGCGCTGCTGCTGCCGGGCATCGGCACCGTCGACCACCTGAAGATGGCGCACGGCCTGGGCGTGCACACCATCCGCGTGGCCACGCACTGCACCGAGGCCGATGTGAGCGAGCAGCACATCACCTTCGCACGCCAGCTGGGCATGGACACCGTGGGCTTCCTGATGATGGCGCACATGAACAGCGCCGAAGGCCTGGTCAAGCAGGCCAGGCTGATGGAGAGCTACGGCGCCAACTGCATCTACGTCACCGACTCGGCCGGCTACCTGCTGCCCGACGGCGTGAAGGAGCGCCTCAGCGCTGTGCGCGACGCACTCAAGCCCGAGACCGAACTGGGCTTCCACGGCCACCACAACCTGGCCATGGGCGTGGCCAACAGCATCGCGGCGATCGAGTGCGGCGCCACGCGCATCGACGCGGCGGCCGCAGGCCTGGGCGCCGGCGCCGGCAACACGCCGATGGAGGTGCTGGTCGCGGTGCTGGACCGCATGGGCGCCAAGACCGGCGTGGACGTCTGGAAGATCCAGGACGTGGCCGAGGACCTGGTGTTCCCGATCATGGACTTCCCGATCCGCATCGACCGCGACGCGTTGACGCTGGGCTACGCCGGGGTGTACGGCAGCTTCCTGCTGTTCGCCAAGCGCGCGGGCGCCAAGTACGGCATCCCGGCGCGCGACATCCTGGTCGAGCTGGGCCGCAAGAAGATGGTGGGCGGTCAGGAGGACATGATCGAGGACACCGCGATGACGATGGCGCGCGAGCGCGGGCTGAAGATCAGCTGA
- a CDS encoding acetaldehyde dehydrogenase (acetylating) — protein MNKIKCALIGPGNIGTDLLAKLQRSPVLEPVWMVGIDPESDGLKRAREMGIKTTAEGVDGLVPHMRADGVQIVFDATSAYVHAENSRKVNAQGALMIDLTPAAIGPYCVPPVNLAEHVGKGEMNVNMVTCGGQATIPMVAAVSRVQPVAYGEIVATVSSRSVGPGTRKNIDEFTRTTAGAVERVGGARKGKAIIVINPAEPPLIMRDTVHCLVEGEVNREGITESIHAMIREVQKYVPGYKLVNGPVFDGQRVSVYMEVEGLGDYLPKYAGNLDIMTAAAARTAEMFAEEILAGRLTLQPTAAATAAV, from the coding sequence ATGAACAAGATCAAGTGCGCCCTGATCGGTCCCGGCAACATCGGCACCGACCTGCTGGCCAAGCTCCAGCGCAGCCCGGTGCTCGAACCGGTGTGGATGGTGGGCATCGACCCCGAATCCGACGGCCTCAAGCGGGCCCGCGAGATGGGCATCAAGACCACCGCCGAAGGCGTGGACGGGCTCGTTCCGCACATGCGTGCTGACGGCGTGCAGATCGTCTTCGACGCCACGTCGGCCTACGTGCACGCCGAGAACTCGCGCAAGGTCAACGCCCAGGGCGCGCTGATGATCGACCTCACGCCCGCGGCCATCGGCCCGTACTGCGTGCCGCCGGTCAACCTGGCCGAGCACGTCGGCAAGGGCGAGATGAACGTCAACATGGTCACCTGCGGGGGCCAGGCCACCATCCCGATGGTGGCGGCGGTTTCCCGCGTGCAACCGGTGGCCTACGGCGAGATCGTCGCCACCGTGTCCTCGCGCTCGGTCGGCCCCGGCACCCGCAAGAACATCGACGAGTTCACCCGCACCACCGCCGGCGCGGTCGAGCGCGTGGGTGGCGCCAGGAAGGGCAAGGCCATCATCGTCATCAACCCGGCCGAGCCGCCGCTGATCATGCGCGACACGGTGCACTGCCTGGTCGAGGGCGAGGTCAACCGCGAAGGCATCACCGAAAGCATCCACGCGATGATCCGCGAGGTGCAGAAGTACGTGCCGGGCTACAAGCTGGTCAACGGACCGGTCTTCGACGGCCAGCGCGTCTCGGTCTACATGGAGGTCGAAGGCCTGGGTGACTACCTGCCCAAGTACGCCGGCAACCTCGACATCATGACCGCCGCAGCGGCGCGCACCGCCGAGATGTTCGCCGAGGAGATCCTCGCCGGGCGCCTCACCCTGCAACCCACGGCCGCCGCCACCGCCGCTGTTTGA
- a CDS encoding SDR family NAD(P)-dependent oxidoreductase has translation MDLQLKGRRALVTGSTAGIGFAIAKALAAEGAAVVINGRAADRVEAALAQLRSACPGAEVTGVTADLASAEGCAALVAACPDVDVLVNNLGIFDPKPFEDIPDADWLRFFETNVMSGVRLARAYLGAMKRRNWGRIVFISSESGMCPPAEMVHYGMTKSAQISVARGLAETCAGTGVTVNSVLPGPTLTQGAEDFFATLAAEKGQTFDEAARDFFAHGRPTSILKRFIQPHEVASMVAYVCSPLAAATQGAALRVEGGVVRSL, from the coding sequence ATGGACCTGCAACTCAAAGGCCGGCGCGCGCTAGTGACCGGCTCCACCGCCGGCATCGGCTTCGCGATCGCGAAGGCCCTGGCCGCCGAAGGCGCGGCGGTGGTCATCAACGGCCGTGCGGCCGACCGCGTCGAGGCGGCGCTGGCGCAATTGCGATCCGCCTGCCCCGGTGCCGAGGTGACGGGCGTCACCGCCGACCTCGCCAGCGCCGAGGGCTGTGCCGCGCTGGTCGCGGCCTGTCCGGACGTGGATGTGCTGGTCAACAACCTGGGCATCTTCGACCCCAAGCCCTTCGAGGACATCCCGGACGCCGACTGGCTGCGCTTCTTCGAGACCAACGTGATGAGCGGCGTGCGCCTGGCGCGCGCCTACCTGGGCGCCATGAAGCGGCGCAACTGGGGCCGCATCGTCTTCATCTCCAGCGAGTCCGGGATGTGCCCACCCGCGGAAATGGTGCATTACGGCATGACCAAGTCGGCGCAGATCTCGGTGGCCCGCGGCCTGGCGGAGACCTGCGCCGGCACCGGCGTGACGGTCAACAGCGTGCTGCCCGGCCCGACGCTGACGCAGGGCGCCGAGGACTTCTTCGCCACGCTGGCGGCCGAGAAGGGCCAGACCTTTGACGAGGCGGCGCGCGACTTCTTCGCCCACGGCCGGCCCACCTCGATCCTCAAGCGCTTCATCCAGCCACACGAGGTGGCCTCGATGGTCGCCTACGTCTGCAGCCCGCTGGCCGCGGCCACCCAGGGCGCCGCCCTGCGGGTCGAGGGCGGCGTGGTGCGCAGCCTCTGA
- a CDS encoding antibiotic biosynthesis monooxygenase, with protein sequence MNAPAAASGKPVTVLVTRRVKAGHEAAFEAAMTQMIAAAATFSGHLGGHLIRPGEDASGDDGREGNLYHVIFAYDSAEHLAAWQSSPVRSLGLTAVAPHTEGEQQLRQLTGLAHWFVDPKGPKLTPPPRWKVAIVTWLGIFPTVLFLFLTVVPLLADWPLVPRTMLVTALVVLIMTWGVAPRLTQWLKPWLHPAPKPA encoded by the coding sequence ATGAACGCTCCCGCCGCTGCGTCCGGCAAACCCGTGACGGTGCTGGTCACCCGCCGCGTCAAGGCCGGCCACGAGGCCGCCTTCGAAGCGGCGATGACGCAGATGATCGCCGCAGCCGCCACCTTTTCAGGCCACCTCGGTGGGCACCTGATCCGCCCGGGCGAGGATGCGAGCGGCGATGACGGCAGGGAGGGCAACCTCTACCACGTCATCTTTGCCTACGACTCGGCCGAGCACCTGGCCGCCTGGCAGAGCTCGCCGGTGCGCTCGCTGGGCCTGACCGCGGTGGCGCCGCACACCGAGGGCGAGCAGCAGCTGCGCCAGCTCACCGGGTTGGCGCACTGGTTCGTCGATCCCAAGGGGCCGAAGCTGACCCCGCCGCCGCGCTGGAAGGTGGCCATCGTCACCTGGCTGGGCATCTTCCCGACGGTGCTCTTCCTCTTCCTCACCGTCGTGCCGCTGCTGGCCGACTGGCCGCTGGTGCCGCGCACGATGCTCGTCACCGCGCTGGTGGTGCTGATCATGACCTGGGGCGTCGCGCCACGGCTGACGCAGTGGCTCAAGCCCTGGCTGCACCCGGCGCCCAAACCTGCCTGA
- a CDS encoding alpha/beta fold hydrolase, protein MSSPEIARRVRTGAFETNCHDIGSAQSGQPPVLLVHGSGPGVSAWANWRLVMPELAKSRRVLAPDMVGFGFTDRPAGQAYSMDVWVQQALDLLDALGVPQVDLVGNSFGGALSLALAIRAPQRVRRLVLMGSVGVPFAITPGLDAVWGYEPSLAAMKGLLDLFAYSRALVTDELAELRYQASIRPGFQESFAAMFPAPRQRWVDAMASAEADIRALPHETLVIHGREDRVIPLQNSLTLADWIPNSQLHVFGHCGHWTQIEHAGRFARLVGDFFAEADAQS, encoded by the coding sequence ATGAGCTCCCCCGAAATCGCCCGGCGCGTCCGCACCGGCGCCTTCGAGACCAACTGCCACGACATCGGCAGCGCCCAGTCCGGGCAACCGCCGGTGCTGCTGGTGCACGGCTCCGGGCCGGGCGTGAGCGCCTGGGCCAACTGGCGCCTTGTCATGCCTGAACTCGCCAAGTCCCGGCGTGTGCTGGCGCCGGACATGGTCGGCTTCGGCTTCACGGACCGGCCGGCGGGGCAGGCCTACTCGATGGACGTCTGGGTGCAGCAGGCGCTGGACCTGCTGGATGCGCTCGGCGTGCCGCAGGTCGACCTGGTCGGCAACTCCTTCGGTGGCGCGCTGTCGCTGGCGCTGGCCATCCGTGCGCCGCAGCGGGTGCGTCGGCTGGTGCTGATGGGCAGCGTCGGCGTGCCCTTCGCGATCACGCCGGGGCTGGACGCGGTGTGGGGCTACGAGCCCTCGCTGGCGGCGATGAAGGGGCTGCTGGACCTCTTTGCCTACAGCCGTGCCCTGGTCACCGACGAGCTGGCCGAGCTGCGCTACCAGGCCAGCATCCGGCCGGGCTTCCAGGAGTCGTTTGCCGCGATGTTCCCCGCCCCGCGCCAGCGCTGGGTGGACGCGATGGCCAGCGCCGAGGCCGACATCCGCGCGCTGCCCCATGAGACGCTGGTGATCCACGGCCGCGAGGACCGGGTGATCCCGCTGCAGAACTCGCTGACGCTGGCCGACTGGATTCCCAACAGCCAGCTGCACGTCTTCGGCCACTGCGGCCACTGGACACAGATCGAGCACGCGGGCCGCTTCGCCCGGCTGGTGGGCGACTTCTTTGCCGAGGCGGACGCGCAGTCATGA
- the dmpH gene encoding 2-oxo-3-hexenedioate decarboxylase, with product MALDRKDIEALAAHLESAELEARDVTKITDDYPQMDWADAYDIQDEIRRRKEARGHKTVGLKAGLTSFAKMKQMGVDVPCFGFVSDYMARPDGGEIQTSELIHPKVEAEICIVTKAPLRGPGCHVGAVMAAIDFVLPAVEIIDSRYRDFKFDLKSVIADNTSASRFVIGGRSRRVEELDLRTLGVVLEKNGQIMAMAAGAAVLGHPAAAVAMMANHLGARGQEIPAGTFIMTGGVTEAIAVQAGDSVNVRFQDLGSVSMKFV from the coding sequence ATGGCACTTGATCGCAAAGACATCGAGGCGCTGGCCGCCCACCTGGAATCGGCCGAGCTGGAGGCGCGCGACGTCACCAAGATCACCGACGACTACCCGCAGATGGACTGGGCCGACGCCTACGACATCCAGGACGAGATCCGCCGCCGCAAGGAAGCACGTGGCCACAAGACCGTCGGCCTCAAGGCCGGCCTGACCTCGTTCGCGAAGATGAAGCAGATGGGCGTGGACGTGCCCTGCTTCGGCTTCGTCTCCGACTACATGGCCCGCCCGGACGGCGGAGAGATCCAGACCTCGGAACTGATCCACCCCAAGGTGGAGGCCGAGATCTGCATCGTCACCAAGGCGCCTTTGCGCGGCCCGGGCTGCCACGTCGGCGCGGTGATGGCGGCGATCGACTTCGTCCTCCCCGCGGTCGAGATCATCGACAGCCGCTACCGCGACTTCAAGTTCGACCTCAAGAGCGTGATTGCCGACAACACCTCGGCCTCGCGCTTCGTGATCGGCGGGCGCTCGCGCCGCGTCGAGGAGCTGGACCTGCGCACGCTGGGCGTGGTGCTGGAGAAGAACGGCCAGATCATGGCCATGGCCGCCGGCGCCGCGGTGCTGGGCCACCCGGCCGCCGCGGTGGCGATGATGGCCAACCACCTGGGCGCGCGCGGCCAGGAAATCCCGGCCGGCACCTTCATCATGACCGGTGGCGTCACCGAGGCCATCGCGGTGCAGGCCGGCGACAGCGTCAACGTGCGCTTCCAGGACCTGGGCAGCGTCTCCATGAAGTTCGTCTGA
- the dmpE gene encoding 2-oxopent-4-enoate hydratase, giving the protein MTPEKIQAYGDELYQSLLSRVPVEPLTNREADITVADAYQIQLRMIQRRLDAGEIVVGKKIGVTSKVVMDMLGVNQPDFGHLLSGMVFNEGEPVDTSKLIAPKAEAEVAFILARDLTGPGVTAADVLRATDCVMPCFEIVDSRIRDWKIKIQDTVADNASCGVLTLGGTRRSPHDLDLALAGMVLEKNGEIISTSCGASVQGSPVNAVAWLANTLGALGITLKAGDIILSGSQSPLVPVKAGDSLHASVGGLGSTSVRFI; this is encoded by the coding sequence ATGACCCCCGAGAAGATCCAAGCCTACGGCGACGAGCTCTACCAGTCGCTGCTCAGCCGCGTGCCGGTGGAGCCGCTCACCAACCGCGAGGCCGACATCACCGTCGCCGACGCCTACCAGATCCAGCTGCGCATGATCCAGCGCCGCCTCGATGCGGGTGAGATCGTCGTCGGCAAGAAGATCGGCGTGACCAGCAAGGTGGTGATGGACATGCTGGGCGTGAACCAGCCGGACTTCGGCCACCTGCTCTCGGGCATGGTGTTCAACGAAGGCGAGCCGGTGGACACCAGCAAGCTGATCGCGCCCAAGGCCGAGGCCGAAGTCGCCTTCATCCTGGCGCGTGACCTCACCGGCCCGGGCGTGACCGCGGCCGACGTGCTGCGCGCCACCGACTGCGTGATGCCCTGCTTCGAGATCGTCGACAGCCGCATCCGCGACTGGAAGATCAAGATCCAGGACACCGTGGCGGACAACGCCAGCTGTGGCGTGCTGACCCTGGGCGGCACCCGCCGCAGCCCGCACGACCTCGACCTGGCGCTGGCCGGCATGGTGCTGGAGAAGAACGGCGAAATCATCTCGACCTCCTGCGGCGCCTCGGTGCAGGGCTCGCCCGTCAACGCGGTGGCCTGGCTGGCCAACACGCTGGGCGCACTGGGCATCACGCTCAAGGCCGGCGACATCATCCTGTCGGGCTCGCAGTCGCCGCTGGTGCCAGTCAAGGCCGGCGACAGCCTGCACGCCTCGGTGGGCGGTCTCGGCAGCACCTCGGTGCGCTTCATCTGA
- a CDS encoding 2-hydroxymuconic semialdehyde dehydrogenase, which translates to MKQFLNFINGEFVATGKTFEDRIPATNEVIGLVHEAGQAEVDAAVAAGRAALKGEWGRMSVVKRTELLHAVADEINRRFDDFLAAELADTGKPRSLASHIDIPRGAANFKVFADIVKNVPTESFQMTTPDGGTAISYGVRSPLGVIGVICPWNLPLLLMTWKVGPALACGNTVIVKPSEETPATATLLGEVMNTVGIPKGVYQVLHGFGPGSAGAFITQHPGVNGITFTGETRTGEAIMAAAAKGVRPVSFELGGKNAGIVFADADFDKAVAGITRSAFENCGQVCLGTERVYVQRPIFEKFVAALKAKAEGLKVGGPDTPGVGLGPLISAEHRQKVLGYYAKAKEAGATVVTGGGTPPMEGEYANGHFVQPTIWTGLPESAAVIREEIFGPCCHIAPFDTEEEAIELANATDYGLATTVWTSDIGTATRVANAIEVGLCWVNSWFLRDLRTAFGGAKASGIGREGGVHSLEFYTELRNVMIKI; encoded by the coding sequence ATGAAACAGTTCCTGAACTTCATCAACGGCGAGTTCGTCGCCACCGGCAAGACTTTCGAAGACCGCATCCCGGCCACCAACGAGGTGATCGGCCTGGTGCACGAGGCCGGCCAGGCGGAGGTGGACGCTGCCGTCGCCGCGGGCCGCGCCGCGCTGAAGGGCGAGTGGGGCCGCATGTCGGTGGTCAAGCGCACGGAACTGCTGCACGCAGTGGCCGATGAAATCAACCGCCGTTTTGACGATTTCCTGGCCGCCGAGCTGGCCGACACTGGCAAGCCGCGTTCGCTCGCCTCGCACATCGACATCCCGCGCGGCGCCGCCAACTTCAAGGTCTTTGCCGACATCGTCAAGAACGTGCCCACCGAGAGCTTCCAGATGACCACGCCCGACGGCGGCACGGCCATCAGCTACGGCGTGCGCAGCCCCCTGGGCGTGATCGGCGTGATCTGCCCCTGGAACCTGCCGCTGCTGCTGATGACCTGGAAGGTCGGCCCGGCGCTGGCCTGTGGCAACACCGTGATCGTCAAGCCCTCGGAAGAAACCCCCGCCACCGCCACGCTGCTGGGCGAGGTGATGAACACGGTGGGCATCCCCAAGGGCGTGTATCAGGTGCTACACGGCTTCGGTCCCGGATCGGCGGGCGCCTTCATCACCCAGCACCCGGGCGTCAACGGCATCACCTTCACCGGTGAAACGCGCACCGGCGAGGCCATCATGGCCGCCGCCGCCAAGGGCGTGCGTCCGGTCAGCTTCGAGCTCGGCGGCAAGAACGCCGGCATCGTCTTTGCTGATGCGGACTTCGACAAGGCGGTGGCCGGCATCACCCGCAGCGCCTTCGAGAACTGCGGCCAGGTCTGCCTGGGCACCGAGCGCGTGTACGTGCAGCGCCCGATCTTTGAGAAGTTCGTGGCCGCGCTCAAGGCCAAGGCCGAGGGCCTGAAGGTCGGCGGCCCCGACACCCCGGGCGTCGGCCTGGGCCCGCTGATCTCTGCCGAGCACCGGCAGAAGGTGCTGGGCTACTACGCCAAGGCCAAGGAGGCCGGCGCCACGGTGGTCACCGGTGGCGGCACGCCCCCGATGGAAGGCGAGTACGCCAACGGCCACTTCGTGCAGCCCACCATCTGGACCGGCCTGCCCGAGAGCGCCGCGGTGATCCGCGAGGAGATCTTCGGCCCCTGCTGCCACATCGCCCCCTTCGACACCGAGGAAGAGGCAATCGAGCTGGCCAACGCCACCGACTACGGCCTGGCCACCACGGTCTGGACCTCCGACATCGGCACCGCCACCCGCGTGGCCAACGCCATCGAGGTAGGCCTGTGCTGGGTCAACAGCTGGTTCCTGCGCGACCTGCGCACGGCCTTTGGCGGCGCCAAGGCCTCGGGCATCGGCCGCGAGGGCGGTGTGCATTCGCTGGAGTTCTATACGGAACTCCGCAACGTGATGATCAAAATCTGA
- a CDS encoding GlcG/HbpS family heme-binding protein: protein MGIRINVAVTDASGTLMAFLRMPGAFLHSIDIAIDKAYTAASFGFPTSQWGGVIGDDELLRIGLNQRARLVLFGGGLPVVEGDERIGGIGVSGGSAEQDEVCAAAGLAALGLA, encoded by the coding sequence CTGGGCATACGCATCAACGTTGCCGTCACCGATGCCTCGGGCACGTTGATGGCGTTCTTGCGCATGCCCGGGGCCTTCCTGCATTCGATCGACATCGCCATCGACAAGGCCTACACCGCGGCGAGCTTCGGGTTTCCGACCTCGCAGTGGGGCGGCGTGATCGGTGACGACGAGTTGCTGCGCATCGGGCTGAACCAGCGCGCCCGCCTCGTGCTCTTCGGCGGCGGGCTGCCCGTCGTCGAGGGCGACGAGCGCATCGGCGGCATCGGCGTGTCCGGTGGCTCGGCCGAGCAGGACGAGGTCTGCGCCGCCGCGGGGCTCGCGGCGCTGGGCCTGGCCTGA
- a CDS encoding catechol 2,3-dioxygenase: MAMTGVLRPGHAVVRVLDLDESVKFYTDVMGLKETGRDNSGRVYFKCNEEHDHNSFVIRKADSAGLDAFAFKVLNNATLNELEGKLKDYGVTTERVPAGEMLETGERVRFKLPTEHVIELYAQKTDVGNGIGYVNPEAFQQGLKGINPLRMDHCLIYGPDIDANRKLFEEVLGFGMVEHILLEDGKTDLATWLSCGTKAHDIAMVRHGEPAKLHHVSFLLETWEQVLRAADIMSMHRVSIDIGPTRHGVTRGTTIYFFDPSGNRMETFCGGNYWYPDMPPITWTWDEVGAGVFYHDRKLNERFLSVVT; the protein is encoded by the coding sequence ATGGCAATGACTGGTGTGCTGCGTCCGGGCCACGCGGTGGTGCGTGTGCTGGACCTGGACGAGTCGGTGAAGTTCTACACCGACGTGATGGGCCTGAAGGAAACCGGGCGCGACAACTCGGGCCGCGTGTACTTCAAGTGCAACGAGGAGCACGATCACAACAGCTTCGTGATCCGCAAGGCCGACAGTGCCGGCCTGGATGCCTTCGCCTTCAAGGTGCTGAACAACGCCACGTTGAACGAGCTGGAAGGCAAGCTCAAGGACTACGGCGTGACCACCGAGCGTGTGCCCGCCGGTGAGATGCTGGAAACCGGCGAGCGCGTGCGCTTCAAGCTGCCGACGGAACACGTGATCGAGCTGTATGCCCAGAAGACCGACGTGGGCAATGGCATCGGCTACGTGAACCCGGAAGCCTTCCAGCAGGGCCTCAAGGGCATCAACCCGCTGCGCATGGACCACTGCCTGATCTACGGCCCGGACATCGACGCCAACCGCAAGCTGTTCGAGGAGGTGCTGGGCTTCGGCATGGTGGAGCACATCCTGCTCGAAGACGGCAAGACCGACCTGGCCACCTGGCTGTCCTGCGGCACCAAGGCGCACGACATCGCGATGGTTCGCCACGGCGAACCCGCCAAGCTGCACCACGTGAGCTTCCTGCTGGAGACCTGGGAGCAGGTGCTGCGCGCCGCCGACATCATGTCGATGCACCGCGTCTCGATCGACATCGGCCCGACCCGCCACGGCGTCACCCGCGGCACGACGATCTATTTCTTCGACCCGTCGGGCAACCGCATGGAGACCTTCTGCGGCGGCAACTACTGGTACCCGGACATGCCGCCGATCACCTGGACCTGGGACGAAGTGGGCGCCGGCGTATTCTATCACGACCGCAAGCTCAACGAGCGCTTCCTGAGCGTTGTGACCTGA
- a CDS encoding 2Fe-2S iron-sulfur cluster binding domain-containing protein — protein sequence MVRYDILIEDTGETYRCAETRSLLEGMEALGRKGIPVGCRNGGCGVCKVQVTEGSYVARVMSREHVSEEDEREGRVLACRVRPTSDVHLTVIGKMKKSVVRGVETAGAPTSHST from the coding sequence GTGGTTCGATACGACATCCTGATCGAAGACACCGGCGAGACCTACCGCTGCGCCGAGACGCGTTCGCTGCTGGAGGGCATGGAGGCCCTCGGGCGCAAAGGCATCCCGGTGGGCTGCCGCAACGGCGGCTGTGGCGTGTGCAAGGTGCAGGTCACCGAGGGCAGCTACGTGGCCCGGGTGATGAGCCGGGAGCACGTGAGCGAGGAAGACGAGCGCGAGGGCCGCGTGCTGGCCTGCCGCGTTCGCCCCACCAGCGACGTGCACCTGACGGTGATCGGAAAGATGAAAAAGAGCGTCGTCCGCGGGGTTGAGACGGCCGGCGCCCCCACTTCCCACTCAACCTGA
- a CDS encoding LysR substrate-binding domain-containing protein — MDLREMRYFLALAEERNFGRAAERLHIAQPPLSRQIRAMEDELGAQLFIRTPKGVELTEAGQTLLDEVPNLLALAQRAKERTRRAGQGLIGQLDVGLFGSGVLDVIPRMLARFHTARPDVKIKLHNLTKAEQLQALRERRLTVGFNRLVPEDEDLVIEPILREPLVVALPEGHPLAVRPSIPIAELEGLPLILYPNIPMRGLAQEIADAFRAEGLTMRLEQDVEDVLTAVALVASGFGLAITTQSATNLRLPGVAFRPLSSRHLRDVELSCLYRRGDTSPVLAAFLDVVHGFARVPSRNFRSA, encoded by the coding sequence ATGGACCTGCGTGAAATGCGCTACTTCCTTGCCCTGGCCGAGGAGCGGAACTTCGGCCGTGCGGCCGAGCGGCTGCACATCGCCCAGCCGCCGCTGTCGCGCCAGATCCGGGCGATGGAGGACGAGCTGGGCGCGCAGCTGTTCATCCGCACACCCAAGGGCGTGGAGCTGACCGAGGCCGGGCAGACGCTGCTCGACGAGGTACCCAACCTGCTCGCGCTGGCCCAGCGCGCCAAGGAGCGCACCCGGCGCGCCGGCCAGGGGCTGATCGGCCAGCTCGACGTGGGCCTGTTCGGCTCGGGCGTGCTGGACGTGATCCCGCGCATGCTGGCGCGCTTCCACACCGCGCGGCCGGACGTGAAGATCAAGCTGCACAACCTCACCAAGGCCGAGCAGCTGCAGGCCCTGCGCGAGCGCCGCCTCACGGTCGGCTTCAACCGCCTGGTGCCGGAGGACGAGGACCTGGTGATCGAGCCCATCCTGCGCGAGCCGCTGGTGGTGGCGCTGCCGGAGGGCCACCCGCTGGCGGTGCGCCCGAGCATCCCGATCGCCGAACTGGAAGGCCTGCCGCTGATCCTCTACCCCAACATCCCGATGCGCGGGCTGGCGCAGGAGATTGCCGATGCCTTCCGCGCCGAGGGTCTGACGATGCGCCTGGAGCAGGACGTCGAGGACGTGCTCACCGCCGTGGCCCTGGTGGCCAGTGGCTTCGGGCTGGCGATCACGACGCAGTCGGCCACCAACCTGCGTCTGCCGGGCGTGGCCTTTCGCCCGCTGTCCAGCCGCCACCTGCGCGACGTGGAGCTGAGCTGCCTCTACCGGCGCGGCGACACCTCGCCGGTGTTGGCTGCTTTCCTGGACGTAGTGCATGGCTTTGCGCGTGTGCCCAGCCGGAACTTCAGATCCGCTTGA